The following are encoded in a window of Brettanomyces bruxellensis chromosome 9, complete sequence genomic DNA:
- a CDS encoding uncharacterized protein (MEROPS:MER0242447): protein MNLTITVEGTEQILNIELPGDFEIDDFLAYLESETQIPSKDQVLLYDNKELPLRSPTVKVLSDWKLEEDTLLILRKTTYNIPNSNINEPAIESSSQMNPDKMLDSPYMSEQIEKTRQQMLSNPSMQMQIDPALRNVLNDKNKFKEEMVKISKQSFKRELEERHKLQQVYNNPDSAESQKKILEIIRQQAIDENMRTAMEETPETFTKVHMLYINCEVNGFPVKAFVDSGAQMTIMTPELAEKCGISRLIDKRFHGEARGVGFAKIEGRVHSASLKIENSYFSCSFTIVPSPNVPMLLGLDMLRRFQAIIDLKQNKLIMGEAETLFLPESECPDISDGNPESAGSFGSNLFSPNSGFKPQSGVKKPAKAPKVSKRVNADPKKVEQLVAMGFDRKQAELALIQTNNNVDLAAGMLFD from the coding sequence ATGAATTTAACTATCACCGTTGAGGGAACAGAGCAAATATTGAATATAGAACTTCCGGGAGATTTCGAGATCGATGATTTTCTTGCCTATTTGGAGTCCGAAACTCAGATTCCATCTAAAGATCAAGTTCTCCTTTATGATAACAAGGAGCTACCGTTGAGATCTCCAACTGTAAAGGTTTTATCAGACtggaaattggaagaggaTACGCTTTTAATTCTTAGAAAGACTACTTACAATATTCCAAATTCTAATATCAACGAGCCAGCAATTGAATCTTCTTCGCAGATGAATCCAGATAAAATGCTGGATTCCCCATATATGAGTGAGCAAATCGAGAAAACAAGGCAGCAAATGCTCAGTAACCCATCGATGCAAATGCAGATTGACCCGGCACTAAGAAATGTGTTGAATGATAAGAATAAGTTTAAAGAAGAGATGGTGAAGATATCAAAGCAAAGCTTCAAACGAGAATTAGAGGAGAGACATAAACTACAGCAGGTTTACAACAATCCAGATAGTGCAGAAAGCCAAAAGAAGATCTTAGAAATTATTAGACAGCAGGCTATCGACGAGAATATGAGGACTGCTATGGAAGAAACACCAGAAACGTTTACCAAAGTGCACATGCTATATATAAACTGCGAGGTTAACGGGTTTCCAGTGAAGGCATTTGTTGATTCAGGTGCACAAATGACGATTATGACTCCTGAATTGGCCGAGAAGTGTGGAATAAGCAGATTGATCGACAAAAGATTCCATGGAGAGGCCAGAGGTGTTGGATTCGCCAAAATCGAAGGACGAGTGCACTCTGCAAGCTTGAAAATAGAAAACTCGTACTTTTCATGCAGTTTTACTATTGTTCCTTCGCCCAATGTGCCGATGTTGCTTGGATTGGACATGCTTCGAAGATTTCAGGCTATAATTGActtaaaacaaaacaaattgATCATGGGTGAGGCGGAAACCTTATTTCTTCCTGAATCTGAATGTCCCGACATATCAGATGGCAATCCAGAAAGTGCGGGATCCTTTGGAAGCAATTTGTTTAGTCCGAATAGTGGATTTAAGCCCCAGTCTGGAGTGAAAAAGCCAGCAAAAGCTCCGAAAGTTTCGAAACGAGTGAATGCTGATCCAAAGAAAGTCGAACAGTTGGTTGCAATGGGATTTGATCGCAAGCAGGCAGAGCTTGCATTGATTCAAACCAACAATAACGTGGATCTAGCAGCAGGCATGCTGTTTGATTGA
- a CDS encoding uncharacterized protein (BUSCO:EOG09264X9R), with amino-acid sequence MVKRTIKRIIAEQNVSTKAKRAKVSQPAPKSITLKFYPLTNSKIREPIQLPKIYLDTHTETFIDGLKFIVDKDPGLYSFLTDNKAFGICLKNSDKENDVGVMNGFTRVRELNFYFEKLAGGLISQQISGHAAAAIRKKIVGGLCNDGEEFPSPETFYQHTEEELRVFGLSHRKAEYIRRLSKAFMSDIELDEIDEGIQFSPSYFENIDDASLRVDLEKFKGIGPWSSSMFTMFALERLDIFEPGDLGIRRGFTQFLKKRPALEKEARELLDNGVIPRTKKVSRNKKKDKYISDVDLMNVIADQFKPYRTIFMLLLWRISDTSVEAMSR; translated from the coding sequence ATGGTAAAGAgaacaataaaaaggatTATTGCCGAGCAAAATGTATCTACAAAGGCTAAAAGGGCAAAAGTGAGCCAACCCGCTCCAAAATCCATTACCCTGAAGTTTTACCCTTTGACAAATAGTAAGATAAGAGAACCAATACAGCTgccaaaaatatatcttgATACGCACACAGAGACATTCATTGATGGTCTAAAATTTATTGTGGACAAAGATCCCGGtctatattcttttcttacTGATAATAAGGCCTTTGGAATATGCCTAAAGAATtcagataaagaaaatgatgttGGTGTAATGAATGGGTTTACTAGAGTGAGAGAATTGAACTTTTACTTTGAGAAACTCGCGGGCGGTCTTATTTCACAGCAAATCAGTGGAcatgctgctgctgctatCCGTAAGAAGATTGTTGGTGGGCTTTGCAATGATGGAGAAGAATTTCCTAGTCCGGAAACTTTTTACCAACacacagaagaagaattgaGGGTGTTTGGTCTTTCGCATAGGAAGGCTGAATATATAAGAAGGCTTTCCAAAGCATTTATGTCTGACATCGAacttgatgaaattgatgaagGCATCCAGTTCAGTCCGTCATATTTTGAGAACATCGATGATGCATCCTTGAGGGTCGatttggaaaaatttaaaggCATCGGTCCGTGGTCCTCCTCCATGTTTACAATGTTTGCACTGGAAAGACTGGATATTTTTGAACCTGGGGATTTAGGTATTAGAAGAGGGTTTACACAGTTTCTTAAAAAGAGGCCAGCATTAGAGAAAGAGGCTCGAGAACTTCTTGACAACGGTGTCATTCCAAGGACAAAGAAAGTCAGTagaaacaagaagaaagataagTACATCAGTGATGTTGATTTGATGAATGTGATTGCTGATCAATTCAAACCCTACAGAACAATTTTCATGCTTCTTCTATGGAGAATAAGCGATACTAGCGTTGAAGCAATGTCTAGGTGA
- the LSM5 gene encoding RNA-binding protein lsm5 — protein MSAENKETQDTEVPQILPLELIDKSIGTKIWAIMSDFHEFVGTLEGFDDFVNIVLSDVTEYDVSKKVVSKKSKMLLSSRNLAMLVPGGDGPDF, from the coding sequence ATGTCGGCTGAAAACAAGGAAACACAGGACACGGAAGTGCCACAAATTCTACCGTTAGAACTTATTGATAAGAGCATTGGTACAAAAATATGGGCAATCATGTCTGATTTTCACGAATTCGTGGGGACCTTAGAAGGATTCGATGATTTCGTTAATATAGTGTTGAGTGATGTGACAGAGTATGACGTTTCGAAAAAAGTGGTGTCAAAAAAATCTAAGATGCTTCTATCATCGAGGAATCTTGCAATGCTTGTTCCAGGAGGAGACGGACCGGATTTTTAG
- the CBK1 gene encoding Serine/threonine-protein kinase, with the protein MDSDMDYDLRQQRQQQQLQTPNYRQPESIQQPRLMQQQNPYDNRHQQNIYMNHEQQQQQMDYGQMGNNYMPLQRPVTPYGNTYMPQQNSQTNLSTVSNSPVMQSMSTFRDDSVPDLAPPTSVNGHNSPLQRDGSGFSNYQQQQQQQQQHGYGMQDRNFAETPNRDRSPINGAGPNINSSHLKDVQDYANSPSTVVSNDRSSASSNTPSNYVYFERHPEWFSRAAQDRSAAVKLTLENYYKTAIEHAIERNQRRIKFEQKINGEISAERRNRETQLFSKNESHYLRLRRTRLSLEDFHTVKVIGKGAFGEVRLVQKRDTGKIYAMKTLLKSEMYKKDQLAHVKAERDVLADANSPWVVSLYYSFQDPLYLYLIMEFLPGGDLMTMLIKWQIFTEDVTRFYIAECVLAIEAIHKLGFIHRDIKPDNILIDRRGHIKLSDFGLSTGFHKTHDSNYYKKLLDQGPAKAGSRNSVTVDPISLTMTNRQQMQTWRKSRRLMAYSTVGTPDYIAPEIFVNKGYGQECDWWSLGAIMFECLVGWPPFCSETPAETYRKIMNWRETLQFPDDVHLSPEAEDLILRLLTDAEHRLGIHGADDIKRHPFFRGVNWDEIRNVEAPFIPKLRSITDTRFFPTDELENVPDSPALAQAEKERDRLKREGLETKADLPFIGYTYSRFEYLTKSNAL; encoded by the coding sequence ATGGACTCAGATATGGATTATGATCTGCGACAACAGCggcagcaacaacaactgCAAACGCCGAATTATCGGCAGCCGGAAAGCATCCAGCAGCCTCGACTGATGCAGCAACAAAATCCCTATGATAATAGGCACCAACAGAATATATACATGAACCACgaacagcagcaacaacagaTGGATTATGGACAAATGGGGAACAATTACATGCCATTGCAGCGACCAGTGACTCCATATGGCAACACATATATGCCGCAGCAGAATTCACAGACCAATTTGTCCACTGTGAGCAACTCGCCAGTGATGCAATCGATGTCGACATTTAGAGACGATAGTGTTCCGGATCTGGCCCCTCCAACTTCTGTAAATGGACATAATTCGCCGTTGCAGAGAGATGGATCCGGATTCAGCAATTAccaacagcaacaacaacagcaacagcagcatGGATACGGAATGCAGGATCGGAATTTTGCAGAAACTCCAAACAGAGACAGATCTCCAATTAATGGAGCTGGCCCGAACATCAATTCTTCTCACCTGAAGGATGTCCAGGATTATGCAAATTCACCAAGCACTGTTGTGAGCAACGACAGATCCAGTGCCAGCAGCAATACACCTTCAAACTACGTTTATTTTGAGCGGCACCCCGAGTGGTTTTCAAGAGCTGCCCAGGACAGAAGTGCAGCGGTGAAACTTACACTTGAGAATTATTACAAGACTGCCATTGAGCATGCCATCGAGCGAAATCAGCGTCGTATCAAGTTTGAGCAGAAGATCAACGGAGAGATATCTGCCGAGCGGAGAAATAGAGAAACACAACTGTTCAGCAAGAACGAGTCACACTACTTGCGTCTTAGAAGAACAAGGCTCTCTCTTGAGGATTTCCACACGGTCAAGGTGATCGGCAAAGGAGCATTCGGAGAAGTCCGGCTAGTCCAGAAGAGAGACACGGGAAAAATATACGCGATGAAGACGTTGTTGAAGAGCGAGATGTACAAGAAGGACCAGCTAGCACACGTTAAAGCTGAAAGAGACGTGCTAGCGGATGCAAACTCACCATGGGTGGTGTCCTTGTACTACTCGTTCCAGGATCCACTATATCTCTACCTGATTATGGAGTTTCTTCCCGGAGGGGATTTGATGACGATGCTCATCAAATGGCAGATCTTCACAGAGGACGTGACTCGTTTCTACATTGCCGAGTGTGTTCTTGCCATCGAGGCCATTCACAAGTTGGGATTCATACACAGAGACATTAAGCCCGACAACATCTTGATTGACCGACGTGGACACATCAAGCTGTCGGACTTTGGCCTATCTACAGGCTTCCACAAGACTCACGATTCAAACTACTACAAGAAGCTTTTGGACCAGGGGCCGGCCAAGGCAGGTTCCCGAAATTCGGTGACTGTTGATCCAATCAGCCTGACCATGACCAACCGTCAGCAGATGCAGACTTGGAGAAAGTCGCGTCGATTGATGGCATATTCCACGGTGGGAACTCCAGACTATATTGCACCGGAGATCTTCGTCAACAAAGGTTATGGCCAGGAGTGTGACTGGTGGTCTCTAGGTGCAATCATGTTTGAGTGCTTAGTGGGTTGGCCACCTTTTTGCTCTGAAACTCCAGCCGAAACATACAGAAAGATAATGAATTGGAGAGAGACCCTGCAGTTTCCGGATGACGTTCATTTAAGCCCGGAGGCAGAGGACTTGATCCTGCGTCTGTTGACCGATGCAGAGCACCGGCTTGGCATTCATGGTGCTGATGATATAAAGAGACATCCATTTTTCAGAGGTGTCAACTGGGATGAGATTCGGAATGTTGAAGCACCATTTATTCCTAAGCTTCGCTCTATTACGGACACCAGGTTCTTCCCAACAGACGAGTTGGAAAATGTTCCAGATTCGCCTGCTTTGGCACAGGCCGAGAAGGAGAGAGATAGACTTAAGAGAGAAGGCCTGGAAACCAAGGCTGATCTTCCATTCATTGGCTACACGTACAGTAGATTCGAATATTTGACAAAATCAAATGCTTTGTGA
- the RPL44 gene encoding 40s ribosomal protein L44e (BUSCO:EOG09265JX6) — MLIMVETGEAGMDINSMDEADKRRFSKFNVPKTRKTYCKSKKCRKHTQHRVTQYKAGKASLYAQGKRRYDRKQAGFGGQTKQVFRKKAKTTKKVVLRLECVVCKAKMQLPLKRCKHFELGGDKKEKGAALQF, encoded by the exons ATGTTAATTATGGTTGAAACTGGTGAAGCGGGAATGGACATCAACTCTATGGATGAAGCAGATAAAAGGAGATTCTCAAAGT TTAACGTTCCAAAGACCAGAAAGACTTACTGCAAGAGCAAGAAGTGCAGAAAGCACACCCAGCACAGAGTTACACAATACAAGGCTGGTAAGGCTTCCTTGTACGCTCAGGGTAAGAGAAGATATGACAGAAAGCAAGCTGGTTTCGGTGGTCAGACTAAGCAGGTTTTCAGAAAGAAGGCCAAGACTACCAAGAAGGTTGTGTTGAGATTGGAGTGTGTTGTTTGCAAGGCTAAGATGCAGCTTCCATTGAAGAGATGCAAGCACTTTGAGCTTGGTGGTGataagaaggagaagggTGCTGCTTTGCAGTTCTAA
- a CDS encoding uncharacterized protein (SECRETED:SignalP(1-17)): protein MRLGLLHLCYLFIFCLAIQCADINHIRTKLLVRDTVDDNPDEKEGQPEGADDGDDNGKAKVSSYTFRGKIKKYIYMKKPIDSDATDETLLALTSQNEVFVTHDQGSTWEEVAPDDEFLAIHLNPFDTNDVYLQSTNDKIVYSRDRADNWKSFRTPCSPIPGVSPLVFHPTRKSYLIWIGQTGCDNQYSKACRTAAFISRSYGKRWRKLQENVAKCEFANQLGRHVDPNLVLCLKQSNEATKHRSNLVSSTSDFLDETKILLRQVIDFVSKDGFLVAATANEQDKLQLHVSKDGLTWRDALFPENLRVNKQQAYTILSGKSGSLFVHVTMNPRQGTEFGNLIKSNEAGQSYIATLDAVNRDSNGYVDFEQMEGLEGVIVVNRVVNPRKAIQGSKKQLQTMITHNDGSRWSLLSPPLVDSKGQKYECLGKPLDQCSLHLHGYTDREDPRDTLSSGSAVGMMIGVGNVGSRLENYYDGNTFLTKDGGITWKEIKKGVFMWEYGDQGSIIVLVNGKDSTNKIFYSTDQGDTWTTLQFADKKVMVQDISTVPSDNSLRFLLFTRLSLSLGDKTRIYQIDFSQLLSRQCKLDLENPETDDFELWTPKHPFQKDNCLFGHKTQYYRKLPGKLCHVGKNLVQPYKVLKNCECTREDFECDFNYSRDKDGVCKLVPGYDPPNHEEICFSDNPPSEFYLPTGYRKITLSTCVGGNDYSKASDPIPCKGKEAEFAQRYSRRRSFGTWLSLIFAGIIFTIAVLVSFHVYHRKYGVIRLEDGGNMTMVDDETGILDRFRREPTRTLSEILVFGRDALTNITSKTRQLIDEFKQRSQLSSQPNAYVVTDEDILEDEISPDNSFFDDNEEAEEDVRDLRQEN, encoded by the coding sequence atgagattAGGGCTTCTCCATTTGTGCtatttattcatattctgCCTGGCAATACAGTGTGCGGACATAAATCATATACGTACCAAATTACTTGTACGTGATACTGTAGATGACAATCctgatgaaaaagaaggccAACCAGAAGGAGctgatgatggtgatgataaTGGCAAAGCCAAAGTCTCGAGTTACACCTTTCGTggaaagataaagaagtaTATCTACATGAAAAAGCCTATTGATTCAGATGCTACAGATGAGACTTTGCTCGCCTTAACATCACAAAACGAGGTATTTGTCACGCATGATCAAGGGAGTACATGGGAAGAAGTTGCACCGGACGATGAATTTCTGGCGATACATTTAAATCCATTTGACACGAACGATGTGTATTTACAAAGTACCAATGATAAGATTGTCTATTCCAGGGACAGGGCTGATAACTGGAAATCGTTTAGAACTCCATGCAGCCCAATTCCAGGTGTTAGTCCCCTTGTTTTCCATCCAACCAGAAAGTCCTATTTGATTTGGATTGGTCAGACAGGTTGCGATAATCAATATTCTAAGGCCTGCCGTACTGCCGCCTTTATATCTCGATCATACGGTAAGAGGTGGCGTAAGCTCCAGGAAAATGTAGCAAAATGTGAATTTGCTAATCAGCTTGGAAGGCATGTTGACCCAAACCTTGTTTTGTGTTTAAAGCAATCAAACGAAGCAACAAAGCATCGATCCAACTTGGTTAGTTCGACCAGCGATTTTCTAGATGAAACAAAGATATTATTAAGACAAGTGATTGATTTCGTTTCCAAGGACGGTTTTCTTGTTGCTGCTACCGCTAATGAGCAGGATAAATTGCAACTGCATGTTTCTAAGGATGGGCTAACTTGGAGAGATGCACTTTTCCCTGAAAATCTGCGAGTTAATAAGCAGCAGGCTTATACTATACTCTCCGGGAAAAGTGGTTCATTATTTGTACACGTGACTATGAATCCTCGGCAGGGAACAGAATTTGGAAATCTAATTAAATCAAATGAAGCAGGCCAATCATACATAGCAACACTTGATGCAGTCAATCGTGATTCCAATGGTTATGTAGATTTTGAGCAAATGGAGGGATTGGAAGGTGTGATTGTGGTGAACAGAGTTGTGAACCCACGGAAAGCAATACAGGGCTCGAAAAAACAACTTCAAACAATGATCACCCATAATGATGGTTCTCGGTGGTCTTTATTGAGTCCCCCTTTAGTAGATTCCAAAGGGCAGAAATACGAATGCCTTGGAAAACCTTTAGATCAATGCagtcttcatcttcatggATATACAGACAGAGAAGATCCAAGGGATACACTTTCAAGTGGAAGTGCCGTTGGCATGATGATTGGTGTAGGAAATGTTGGAAGCAGACTTGAAAACTACTATGATGGAAATACATTCTTGACGAAAGATGGAGGAATAACatggaaagaaattaaaaaaggaGTTTTTATGTGGGAATATGGTGATCAGGGTTCAATCATAGTTCTGGTTAATGGAAAAGATAGCACTAATAAGATATTTTATTCGACGGATCAGGGTGACACATGGACAACTCTCCAATTCGCTGACAAAAAGGTCATGGTGCAGGATATTTCCACTGTTCCTAGTGATAATTCCTTACgtttcttgcttttcacAAGACTATCCCTTTCTCTAGGTGACAAAACTCGTATCTATCAAATAGATTTCTCTCAATTACTCTCACGGCAATGCAAATTGGATCTGGAAAATCCAGAAACAGATGACTTTGAGCTTTGGACACCAAAACATCCATTTCAAAAGGATAACTGTTTGTTTGGACACAAAACACAATATTATCGCAAACTACCGGGCAAATTATGTCATGTTGGTAAGAATTTGGTGCAACCATATAAGGTCTTAAAAAATTGCGAATGTACCAGAGAAGACTTTGAATGTGACTTCAATTACTCACGTGATAAAGATGGTGTTTGCAAATTAGTTCCTGGATATGATCCACCTAACCATGAAGAAATATGCTTTAGTGACAATCCTCCATCTGAATTCTATCTTCCCACTGGTTATCGAAAAATTACACTCTCTACCTGTGTTGGGGGTAATGATTATAGTAAGGCATCAGATCCTATACCTTGCAAAGGGAAGGAAGCGGAATTTGCGCAAAGGTATTCACGGAGACGTTCATTTGGTACGTGGTTATCACTGATATTTGCTGGGATCATCTTTACGATAGCAGTTTTAGTGTCTTTCCATGTGTATCATCGTAAGTATGGTGTGATCAGGCTTGAGGATGGTGGAAATATGACCAtggttgatgatgaaacagGAATACTCGATCGTTTCAGACGGGAACCAACCAGAACTCTCTCTGaaattcttgtttttgGAAGAGATGCTCTGACGAACATTACATCCAAGACAAGACAATTGATTGATGAATTCAAGCAGAGAAGTCAGCTTTCCTCTCAACCAAATGCTTATGTGGTGACTGATGAGGATAttttggaagatgaaattAGCCCCGacaattcattttttgatgataatgagGAAGCAGAGGAGGATGTGAGAGATTTAAGACAAGAAAACTAA